TGTCCGGTCTCGAGTAAAGCATTTTTATATTTGCCAACATCAGTTTTACGCATTGCGCAAGAATTTATGGAGCGAAAAAAGACCTTCATGATATACCTACTTAATAAAATATGCGGTAGGAATTGAACTCAGGGGCATTGTTTTCAATACTGGTTTTTCTTTGTCGGCGAAGTATTCGTCAAAAGCAGAACCTTCCCCGCCCCATTCATGCATTCCATATTCGTCTAAAATTACCATTCCGCCGGGGACAACAAGAGGATAAAAAGCTTCCAGTGCAGCTTTGGTGGGCTTGTATATATCCACATCCAGATGCAGCAGGGAAATACGCAATCCGGGATTATTTTTTACGTATTCTTTTGCAGTATCTTCAATATTTCCGACTACAAGCTCTACTCGTTTGGCGCGGGGAATGAAGCTATCCTTATGGAACGTATCAATATGCTCAAGTAGTTCATCGTAGTACGGAGAAGAATCCCAGCCGCCTTTCACCTTGGAACGCAAAGGATTTTCAGGACCATCCTGCTCAACCAATTCGGGGAATCCGGCAAAGTTATCAAAACCTATGACCTTCCGGATTCTGTCTCCCGGACAAAAAATTTCCAGCAATTTGGCCCAGGTCAGCAGACTGCTACCGCGGTATACACCACACTCAACAATAGATCCGGGAGAATCCTTGATCATTTTGAACAATTCATAATGAACCAGAAAGCGACTCATATTGACACGTCTGACATACAACGGAAAAGACTCCAAAACATCTCGAAGAGGCATTTTGTGTTCGGTAACAGCCTGTTCAATGCTGTTCCAAATTTCATCATCATACGAAAACATACCGCCGACTCGTTCTTCTTTCTTTCCCATTTTTACCGCCTGTTTTATTAAATAATTTGCACAATATTTTGACAGAAACAATCCACAGCACTCATACTGCAGCTATTATACCAGCCCAGAAACCTATTCGGCACAACCGCTAGAGATCTTTAATACATCTCAAAAAACCATCCGGACAGGCAGTCATCACAAGCTTGTTTTCAACAAAATGATCTATTTCGAATCGTCCATTTTTCTTAAGGAATTCCCACACTGCAGTTTTGGCGTTGTCCCCTTTTCCCCAGGAACGCTGAGGAAAAGAATCGTTATCCAGATCTTCAATCACGGTATCCATCACAACCAGATAGCTGCCTTTGTCTACCAGAGAAGAATACATTTCAAGTTCCTTGAGCACATGGCTGTGGGTATGGTTGGAATCAAGAATGACCATGATTTTCTCAAACCCTTTACTTATATCCTGTACTTTTTCAAAAGTATCATCTGCCACAGAAGAGCCGTCCACCAGAATAATCTCTGAGGACAGGGGATGATTTACGATGATTTCTCTATTATGCTCCCGAATATCAATATCAATCCCAACAACCTTCCTGACTCCTCCCAACAGCCGCAAAAGAGAAGCATGAAATATAAGTGATCCACCATGGGCAACTCCAGTTTCAATAATCAAGTCCGGCTTTACATCCCAGATAATCTCCTGCAGTGCCATCACATCCTGCGGCAACTGTATTATAGGCACTCCCAACCAGGAAAAATTGTATGAGTATTTATATTTTACAAACTTTGGATATAGCTTCTTGTGCACATTTTCCGACAACTCAGTGTCATTGGACATTTCTCTTATAATTTTTTCATCATTGGCTATTCTAGGCATAAATCATCACCTCATGGCTGTCCTGTCAGGAGCTGCATCAATATCTTTTGCAGTAAAAAACGGCATCTTAATTTAAACACATGACACCATATCGTTTAAGTTGTCAAACCCCGAAACACAACCTAACCATCTGTCATTTATTACCTTTCACCTTACTGTTCCCATTAGAAGCAAGATTAAGTTCAAAGCTTGGTTTGGAGCACTATATACAATCATCAAACTACTTAGAACAATTATTTGAATGTATGTGCAACTCGGGAATAGCCGTAACAAACACCCCGCCCCATTCACTGATATAGTGGTGTTCGCACTTGATTTCCCCCGCAATATTCCAGGGCAGAATCAATACGACATCTGGTTTTTGATCCCGCAGATGAACCGGTTCGTATACCGGAATATGCGATCCGGGCATATACATCCCCTGCTTGCTTGCTGCCTTATCAACACAAAAAGAAATCAAGTCGGACTTTACTCCGCAAGTGTTGAGAAGAGTGTTCCCTTTAGCTGCAGCCCCGTATGCGGCAACAGTCTTGCCCTGCTTTTTTTGTTCCAACAAAAAATACAGCAGATTATTCTTGGCTTCTTCAATCTGGTGCTGAAAATTTTCATAATAGCCAAGGTCTTGCATCCCGGCCTGCTTCTCACTTTTCAGCATTCGCGACACGGCAGGAGTTTCTTTATACTCGTCCCCGTCTTTATGAGATGCGAAAATTCGTAATGACCCGCCATGGGTGGACAGCTGCTCCACATCAAAAATATACAGCCCGTGCATCTCAAAAATCTGACTCACTGTAAAAAAAGACAAATATGAATAATGCTCCTGATAGATCGTATCAAATTGATTGTTAGCGACAAGCTCCATCAGATGTGGAAACTCCATGGTAACGACCCCACGAGTGGATAACAAGATCTTCACCCCTCTTACAAAGTCGTTTATATCAGGCACATGAGCCAAAACATTATTGCCAAGCAGAAGATCTGCCCGCTTTCCCTCTTTCACGAGCTTGTCAGCCAGCGCAGAAGTGAAAAACTCCTTCAGACACGGAATACCTTTGGCTTCTGCAATACACGCAGTATTAGATGCAGGCTCAATCCCCATACAAGGCACGCCCGACTCAACACAATGCTGCAACAAATACCCATCATTAGATGCAATCTCCACGACGAGAGAATCTGCATCAAGCCCAAAGCGTTTCTGCACCATGGCTACGTATTTACGTGCATGCTCCACCCATGAAGAAGAGGTTGAGGAAAAATAGACATAGTCATCTTTGAAAATTTCAACGGATTTTTTATGTTCCGCAACCTGAACAAGGAAACATTTTTCACAGACATAAACATGTAAGGGGTAATATATCTCTGGCTCATTTAACTGCTCACCAGTCAAAAAGGCATTTGAGACCGGCTGGTGGTATAAATTCGCGAAACCATGATTGAGCGGAGTATTACAATGCCTGCAATTCATATATTAATCCCTGAAAAATTTTGATCTATAAGCGGAGATTTCAAATCTCTCTCTGAAATATTCTGCGGGGGAAGCGGCCAGTCTATGTCTATTGCCTGATCATTATAAAGTACCCCACCCTCGGACTCAGGAGTGTACATTGCCGTGTGAAAATACAGCAGACGAGTGTCCCTTTCCATA
Above is a genomic segment from Marinifilum sp. JC120 containing:
- a CDS encoding macrocin-O-methyltransferase is translated as MGKKEERVGGMFSYDDEIWNSIEQAVTEHKMPLRDVLESFPLYVRRVNMSRFLVHYELFKMIKDSPGSIVECGVYRGSSLLTWAKLLEIFCPGDRIRKVIGFDNFAGFPELVEQDGPENPLRSKVKGGWDSSPYYDELLEHIDTFHKDSFIPRAKRVELVVGNIEDTAKEYVKNNPGLRISLLHLDVDIYKPTKAALEAFYPLVVPGGMVILDEYGMHEWGGEGSAFDEYFADKEKPVLKTMPLSSIPTAYFIK
- a CDS encoding cephalosporin hydroxylase, whose product is MPRIANDEKIIREMSNDTELSENVHKKLYPKFVKYKYSYNFSWLGVPIIQLPQDVMALQEIIWDVKPDLIIETGVAHGGSLIFHASLLRLLGGVRKVVGIDIDIREHNREIIVNHPLSSEIILVDGSSVADDTFEKVQDISKGFEKIMVILDSNHTHSHVLKELEMYSSLVDKGSYLVVMDTVIEDLDNDSFPQRSWGKGDNAKTAVWEFLKKNGRFEIDHFVENKLVMTACPDGFLRCIKDL
- a CDS encoding methyltransferase domain-containing protein encodes the protein MNCRHCNTPLNHGFANLYHQPVSNAFLTGEQLNEPEIYYPLHVYVCEKCFLVQVAEHKKSVEIFKDDYVYFSSTSSSWVEHARKYVAMVQKRFGLDADSLVVEIASNDGYLLQHCVESGVPCMGIEPASNTACIAEAKGIPCLKEFFTSALADKLVKEGKRADLLLGNNVLAHVPDINDFVRGVKILLSTRGVVTMEFPHLMELVANNQFDTIYQEHYSYLSFFTVSQIFEMHGLYIFDVEQLSTHGGSLRIFASHKDGDEYKETPAVSRMLKSEKQAGMQDLGYYENFQHQIEEAKNNLLYFLLEQKKQGKTVAAYGAAAKGNTLLNTCGVKSDLISFCVDKAASKQGMYMPGSHIPVYEPVHLRDQKPDVVLILPWNIAGEIKCEHHYISEWGGVFVTAIPELHIHSNNCSK